The sequence GCGCCGGCGCCACCGGCACTCAGCTGGCCCAGGCCCTGAAATCCCATGGTGGCATCGATCCCGTCGCCTTTGTTGACGACAACACCTCCCTGCAGGGGGTGACGCTTCTGGGGCTGCCGGTCTACGCGCCGTCCCGGATCCCCGAGATTGTCGAGAGCCGCTACATCAACCGGGTGTTGCTGGCGATGCCCTCGCAAGGGGTGGCGAAACAGGCCCAGGTGACGCGGCGGCTGCAGGCCATGGGGCTAGAGGTGCAGGTGCTGCCTTCCTTTGCCCAGCTCATCGGCGAAGAGGAACTGGTGGACAAGCTGACACCGGCCCCGGCGCAGACCTTTCTGAACCGGGACAGCCATGATGTGCCGTTGAATACGGCCAGCGTCTCCTATCAGGGTCGCGTGGTGCTGGTTTCTGGGGCGGGGGGGTCGATCGGCTCTGAACTGTCCCGCCAGGTGCTGGCCTGCGGACCGACCAAACTGGTGCTCTATGAGCTGTCGGAGCTGGCGCTTTATACCATCCATCAGGAACTTGCGCCCTTAGGCGAAGAACTGGGCATCGAGGTGGTGCCGGTGCTGGGCTCGGTGACTGATCCGCGTCAGGTCCGCCAGGTGCTGGAGCGGCACCAGGTGCAGGTGGTGCTGCATGCGGCGGCCTATAAACATGTTCCGCTGGTGGAAGCCAACCCGCTGCCCGGTCTGGCCAACAACGTTTTTGGCACCCAGACCCTGGCGCGGCTGGCGGAACAGGCCGGGGTGGAGCGGTTCATCCTGATTTCCTCGGACAAGGCGGTGCGCCCGACCAATGTGATGGGCGCCTCCAAGCGCATTGCCGAGCTTCTGGTGCAGGATCGGGCCTCGCGCACATCGGGGACCATCTTCACCATGGTGCGCTTTGGCAATGTGCTGGGCTCTTCGGGTTCGGTTGTGCCGCTGTTCCAGGATCAGATCAACCGCGGCGGGCCGGTCACCGTGACGGATCCTTCGGTCAAACGCTATTTCATGACCATCCGCGAGGCGGTGCAACTGGTGCTGCAGGCCGGCGCCGAGGCGCGGGGCGGCGAGGTCTTCGTGCTCGACATGGGCAAGCCGATCTCGATCCTGCAACTGGCGCGCCAGGTGATCGAAAGCGCCGGCTACAGCGTGCGCGATGAGGATCATCCCGAAGGCGATATCGAGATCAAGATCATCGGCCTGCGTCCGGGAGAGAAGATGGAGGAAGAGCTGACGCTGAGCGACAGCCTGGCCACCACCAACCACCCCAAGATCTTCTGTGCCCGCGAGGGGGTGCTGTCCGAAATCGAAGTGGCGGCCCTGTTGCGCGGTTTGCGTCAGGCGGTGGTCAGCGGGGACGAGGCGGCGCTGCGGCTACTGATCCGGCGCTGGGTCGAGGGTAACGGAGAAGACACGATCGGGGCACGAAAGACCTCCTGAGGGGGACCTGCTCCATTGCGGCGCGCGGCGCATTCATGTTCTAACGGCAGGCAGGACAGGGTGCCCCTGCCAGGGCCCTTCAGGAACAGAGACTTAAGTGCAGTGGATTCCCCGGTGAGCCAGACGGTGAGCGAGACTTCGAAACCTTCCCTGCGCGCCGCGCCTGTGCTGCTTGCCTGTGTGATGACCCTTGCCAGCCTGGGGCTGGTTGGTCTGGGGCCGGCCGGTACAGGCGGGGGGGTGATTTCTGCGGCCCACGCGCAAGATGCCCCGGCCCAGACAGCGCCCGGCTACCGTCGCCCGCCCGAGCCGTTTCAGACCCAGAGCACGGCCAGCAATGCCGAGGCACCGCGCTATCGCCGCCAGCCGGTGCCCAGCCTGAACTTCTACGGCCTGCCCGGTCTGATGGACATGCCCAGTGCCGAGATGCTGCCCGATGCCCAATGGGGCACCAGCTTTTCCTGGTTCGCGGGCCAGAGCCGCTACAACCTGACCTTCCAAGCGCTGCCCTGGCTGACCGCCTCGTTCCGTTACAACGGTATTCAGGATCTCGCGGGAACCTCCTTTCGCACCTATTACGACCGCGGCTTTGATGTGCGCGCCCGGCTCTGGCGCGAGGGGCGCTGGCGGCCGGCGGTCACCGTTGGCCTGCAGGATTTTGCCGGCACCGGCGTCTATGCCAGCGAATATATCGTCGCTACGAAACGGTTCGAAACGTCGGCCCTGTCACGGGGCGGGGTGCCCGGGCGCCTGAAGCTGAGCGCAGGTCTTGGCTGGGGGCGGCTTGGCACCTATGGGGCCATCGGCAGCCTGGTGGGCAGCCGGGGCGGATTTCAGCCCGGCGGGACTGGCGGGAAACTGGCAACGGACACCTGGTTCCGGGGCGATTTTGCGCCCTTTGCCGGCCTTGAGTGGCAGCCCAATGATCGCTGGGGCTTCAAGGTGGAATATTCCTCGGATGCCTATGAGGCCGAGGCCCGCGATTCGGGGATCTTCGAGCGCAAGTCGCCGCTGAACTTTGGTCTGGAATACCAGGCCAGCCGCGCCACGCGCCTGGGGGTCTACTATCTTTATGGCTCCGAAATTGGGGTGACGGCGCAGATCCAGATCAACCCGAAACATCCGCGCATGCCGATGGTCGTGCCGGCCCTGAGGCCGGTACAGCCGCGCAGCCAGTGGGTCACCGACGATGCGCAGTGGAGCCAGGACTGGGCGGCCAGTGAACCGGCCCGGCGCGAGGTGCGCGACCGCGTGGCCGAGGCGCTGAAGGCCGACGGGCTTTTGCTGGAGGCGGTGCAGTTCAGCGGCACCACGGTCGAGCTGCGCTTCCGCAACAACCGCTATCGCTCCGATGCGCTTGCCATTGGCCGGGTGGCGCGTCTGATTGCCAATGTGCTGCCGCCCTCGATCGAAACCTTCCGGATCGTGCCGGTGCGCGCGGGCATGGGCCTGTCGGCCACGGTCCTGCGCCGCAGCGATCTGGAGGCGCTGGAGTTCGCCCCCGCCGCGCCGGATGCCCTGCAGGCGGTTGCCGCCGTGA comes from Phycobacter azelaicus and encodes:
- a CDS encoding polysaccharide biosynthesis protein, translated to MFDLISRLSRKQKSYVFLALDVVLCPLALLFTFTVQPLPDPALTTFVLMLPVLPYALLAMAGLSLWLGLPLIQLNAYERHAMMLTALVAIFTATVMAMITYVVGPKLPPGTYVVFALVYFLSMVIMRAVLLQLVLMIYRSAMPRCRVLIYGAGATGTQLAQALKSHGGIDPVAFVDDNTSLQGVTLLGLPVYAPSRIPEIVESRYINRVLLAMPSQGVAKQAQVTRRLQAMGLEVQVLPSFAQLIGEEELVDKLTPAPAQTFLNRDSHDVPLNTASVSYQGRVVLVSGAGGSIGSELSRQVLACGPTKLVLYELSELALYTIHQELAPLGEELGIEVVPVLGSVTDPRQVRQVLERHQVQVVLHAAAYKHVPLVEANPLPGLANNVFGTQTLARLAEQAGVERFILISSDKAVRPTNVMGASKRIAELLVQDRASRTSGTIFTMVRFGNVLGSSGSVVPLFQDQINRGGPVTVTDPSVKRYFMTIREAVQLVLQAGAEARGGEVFVLDMGKPISILQLARQVIESAGYSVRDEDHPEGDIEIKIIGLRPGEKMEEELTLSDSLATTNHPKIFCAREGVLSEIEVAALLRGLRQAVVSGDEAALRLLIRRWVEGNGEDTIGARKTS
- a CDS encoding YjbH domain-containing protein, which encodes MSQTVSETSKPSLRAAPVLLACVMTLASLGLVGLGPAGTGGGVISAAHAQDAPAQTAPGYRRPPEPFQTQSTASNAEAPRYRRQPVPSLNFYGLPGLMDMPSAEMLPDAQWGTSFSWFAGQSRYNLTFQALPWLTASFRYNGIQDLAGTSFRTYYDRGFDVRARLWREGRWRPAVTVGLQDFAGTGVYASEYIVATKRFETSALSRGGVPGRLKLSAGLGWGRLGTYGAIGSLVGSRGGFQPGGTGGKLATDTWFRGDFAPFAGLEWQPNDRWGFKVEYSSDAYEAEARDSGIFERKSPLNFGLEYQASRATRLGVYYLYGSEIGVTAQIQINPKHPRMPMVVPALRPVQPRSQWVTDDAQWSQDWAASEPARREVRDRVAEALKADGLLLEAVQFSGTTVELRFRNNRYRSDALAIGRVARLIANVLPPSIETFRIVPVRAGMGLSATVLRRSDLEALEFAPAAPDALQAVAAVTDAGPTPDGSILSSELYPSFSHSISPYWAQGYFDPNRPFRLDFGIALRASYVPAPGWRIAGAINHRIWGNIAQGRASNSVLPHVRTDQALYAQYATVLANLYASRHWQPRNDVYARVTAGLLENMYGGLSGEVLWKPAASPLALGVEANYVVQRDYDQLFSFRDYKTFTGHASAYLELGKGYLMRLDAGRYLAGDYGGTFDLNRTFSNGWVVGGFFTLTDVSAADFGEGSFDKGFYFRIPLDWMLGKPSRNAFGMTVRPTQRDGGQRVNVPGRLHGAIRDAHRDSLNRQRARFWE